The sequence TTGAACAGCCCGGACAGTGAAAGGGAGTCGTGGCTGTGGGTTTAGGGTGAGACGTGGGGAGGGAGCTAGGAATGCGGCTTGCATGGTGGCGGCTAGAGATGAAAAAGGAGAGGTTTTTAGAAAGGGATAAGCGAAACCCAAGTGGAGAATGATTGTATGTGAAGTGTTGGGTGTGATTTTAGGGGGACTTTTGATGATGGGGaagaggtagagagagagagaggagaagaGACTGTAGTAGGAGTAGGAGTGTGTGTGGTACTGTTTTTGGCtgtttgtgtgttttttttttcttggtaaAAGGTAAAGGACGAGTCTTTGAGTTGAGAAGAAAATGTTTTGATGGTGGGATTTgtgtttagtattttttttttttatttaagcgtttatatattacatcagCATAACTTGGGATTCGAACCCAGCACCTCCAATACACATACCTCCTacggccacttgagctagcctcaactGGTCAATATTTGTGTTTTGTATTAGTATAGATGTAAATGTACCTTGTGAGGTCTCACTCGTATTTTGAAAAACCCGTAATAATATGGATTGAGTCAAATCGAGTCGAATCGGGTTAATATTTTAAAGGCAAATTTTGTAGGACTTGTAAGTTTATATTTTCGTGTTCTCATGTTGtgcttttaatttaataaatttgttcGTTTTATTTTTTACAACAACTATTTTAACAGATtaaaataaacttattttttctcctcaacaaaaacataaaataaaacacaactACTTCTCATGACACAACTAACCATATAACATTAATTTAAAACACTCGAGACATGATACTAAAACAAGCATAATTCGTACTTAGGCTAATCATGCTTGATTCAAACTCTaccaaattatttatagcttttTACTAAATAGGTGGTAGGAAAGTGTTGATAGAAGCTATCATGTTCATCCTTTGTCAACTTATTATTCTATTAATCTATCCTTTTACAATTATATTTAACATTGCTCAACATTAGTGTGTTAAGAGCATTTTTAATCAAGCAAATTAGTAATATTGTGTTAAAAAGTAATGCAAATTTGTTATGTAGCAAATATTGTACTAGATtataatacaaaatttatatcACCATAAAtgtattatttctttatttactttatatcatttatattattttatacattACTATTAAGTACCAGTAGTATCCAACACTTATAGGTGATACTTCACAATTAGTTtacgatattttttaaaagttatcttcttaagttatatgaaacTCGATAACTAATTACACTATAAGCAATTTGACACCGAAAAAAGTACTAAGCACCAatagtattttttaataattatttattttattaaaatatttagtgATAGAAATGATtggattatttattattttcttattaccttacataataaaataaaaggaattttttcaataatatacaCAATTAACAatctatttacaattttattaaaaaaaaataataatctatttacaaaaataactttatacaaataattagtaaatattaacGTTCATCTATATGTATTAAGTTATACAAATTCTTTTTTATTCTGCTTTCTTAAACTGAaacaagtgtttttttttttggttatttctttaaaaacaatattcatttttctttaaaaatggTTCTTTATCTAATTATCCCATGCAAATATCTCCACTTCTTTGGAACTGGATCATATACAAATTGGGCCGGACCTAATGGGCCTATTGGGCTACGGACTTAGAGATCCGAATCCGAATAAAACGACCCGATTCTGTTTGAAGGCGCAGGGCAGAAGGGCGGAGAGCTTCGTTCGTTCATTCATTCATTCAGAATTTGAGTAATGGATTTTCAGCAACACTCATAGATAGGATTAAAGCTTTTCCATAATCGATCCAGAGACACAGATTTCCAtaatctctttctcttttcGATTTCATATTTCAATCAACATTAACGACGTTTCTTCAGGTATTtccttttctttgattttgaattttttgaaaaaataatattttttcttgtttaaATCTATTAAtcgagttttattttattttcctaTTGAGTTTCGTTATGATTTTTGTCTCATCTGattgtttttttgttattatttttgattttgggatttttctgatttatttttgaatatttaaagttcaaattttaCCTTCTATGGAGTTAATTTTTGTGATGCTTTCGTTTATGTAGGTTATTTTTCATCTGTTGATTTGCATTTCagaaaataatttatatgattttattttttgaattttagaatattttcaCACATAAAAATCTATACCTGACGTTTCATTTGGTAATGATTTcatctttgttaaagtttcttCATTTTACTGTAAAATTATGCGATTTTTTTCTggcatttattataattttgctTAAGTTTCTTCTGATGTTCAGAATATTTAGATTGACTTGTGTGTGTGTGCATGTAAAAAAAATCATGATACCTTCCATGTTCATCTGTACTTTACTTTCAAAATTTACTTTCAATAATCAGTAGATGTCTAAATGGTGAGATTATTTAAAGTTTATTTATGTTCTTACGTATTAGATCATTTATTGTTGCAATTTCTGCACCAATGTGATTTCAACCTGgttttttattatagttttcgGCTAAATTTGATACTTGTGTTACTTGTTTGGGAGGTTCCATACTGATTGGAACTGAATGTGAGTTGTAGGTTTAGTGAATCGATGTTGAGCCAGGAGAAAATGGACATTGATAATGTAGTGGATGTAGCTGAATCGATGTTCAACCGGGAGGAAATGGATATTGATAGTGTAGTAGTTGTACCTGATACACCTGATAGGGTATCTGCACAACGACTTGTTACAGACTCTGAATCTGTTGGAAGTAAGACTAGGGATACTTTTTATGAAAACCATATGAATGGATTGAGatccatagataagtttgtcCCCGAAAATGGACGTGGTAGAAAAAAAGTTATCAAACCACCAAAAGGTTTTAGAACTGCAGATTTCGGTATCCATAATGTTATTTCTTCAATAGAAAATTCATCTGGTTCACAGAATGCTCACATGTTTAGGAGGGTGGACAAAAATGTTGGCTCTGGCCACAGAGCAAGACAGGCTAGTGGAGTTAGAAACATGGACAAAGGAAAAACTATATGCACTGATATGTCATCAAATTTCCAAGATAGCAGTAGGCATTGTGATTTTCCGAAACAAAGTGGTAACACTGAGCGTGGCCGTACTGTTTGTCTATATGGTCCACCTAATAATATTTTCGCTGAAGATAAGAGAAAAGGCCAAACAGCATTGAGTGAGAATTCTTCTGGAGCTTTGGTACCGGACGCTTCTAAGACAAGAAATGCCTCAAAGGGGAAAGAAAAGATTGATGAGCATCCCTCAAAATGTTCTGACTTAGATATGATTCGTAGAGAAGTGATCAATCTGTCCCCTGATTCTGAACATAAAACCAGAGAGCATAATAAGCCTTCTCATTCTGTTACCCCTTTTAGAGGCAGGACAAAAAGTTTGGTAAGAGGTGGGTGTATCTCTCCACAAAATGTAGCAAAAATGCAGCAAGTTTTAAGCAGTTCCAAAAACGTTGAACAAAGTGATGCTGTTACCCCTCTTGGAGGCAGGACAAAAGGTTTGGTAATTGGTGGGTGTATCTCTCCACAAAATGTAGCAAAAATGCAGCAACTTTCAAACAGTTCCAAAAACGTTGAACAAAGTGATGCTGGGAATGGCGTCTATAATTGTCCACAACCTGTAGTAGATATACGTGATATAATTGCAGAAGAGAATAGTAGTAGTGAAAGAGTGAAAGGAAAAGCTGTATTCACTATTCCTGACACGCCAAATGAGCAGAAGGGAAAATCATTTCGTGCAGCTAGCAGGTACACCATTGAGTTTCTATTTATATTTAGTTTCTCGTATATATGGTTAAAGTGCATCATTGGCATTAAGTTGTTGTTAGGACCAACCCTTATGCAGATACTGCCCACTTTGGCACCTATCTCACAAGAAGGTGGCACCTTTAAATATTTAGTGAAAAGTTGGCAGTGATACATACTATAAGCCTCTCAATATATTTCCTTACATAACATATTATGCTATTGCTGCTTTACAATTACTGCCTACTGCCTTTCTGTATCATGAGATGTTACTCATATTTATGTATCTGTAGCAGTTTTGCAACTAGTACTGGAGAGGTGAAAGGAGTCGGCAACGGTAGTAGAGATGAATCTGGGTGCTCTCAAGGTTTAGGTGGTTGGAGAAATACACATAGTAATTTAAGGAAACTGGATAATAGAAATTCGAGGCAAATGGATGGTCATAGAAATTCATTTCACCACGACAGAAGAATTGGGAGTAGACAAAACTCTCAGACTGAATGTGGTTTTGCAGAAGGCCTAAATCAGGTGTTAGCACCTCCTTCTGTGTGTCAAATGGAACTATCAAGAGGACCACCTCGTGCAGAAACGATTTTAACCAAAAGGCTAAAGAAACAGGGATCTCCTTCTAGGAATCATGGTGAATGCTCTACATCTATTTCTGAAGACTCAGATGTTTTGTGTCTTGGCTCTTCCATGGAATCAACAAACACAAGAACATCCAGGCTCCATCGTTCTCGATCTCGTGTCATTTCAGGACAAGATACTGGAGTTAATGTGTTGTCATCTCCAGTCAGAAACTCTTCACCACAAATTTTAGATTGTACAAATAATGATGATTCAGATGACAGGGCAAGACAAGTTGAAGCAGATGAGATGTTGGCTCGTGAACTTCAAGAACAATTATACCATGAGGTGCCTATAATTGGAGGCAGTGAGGTACGTTTTCCAGTAAACAATTTTCTATCAGTTTCCTCAGATCTTATGATTACGTGAAGATTTAATAGTTGTCCCATTAACAGATTGATGAACATTTTGCACGGGCATTGCA is a genomic window of Cannabis sativa cultivar Pink pepper isolate KNU-18-1 chromosome 9, ASM2916894v1, whole genome shotgun sequence containing:
- the LOC115722783 gene encoding uncharacterized protein LOC115722783 isoform X1, producing MLSQEKMDIDNVVDVAESMFNREEMDIDSVVVVPDTPDRVSAQRLVTDSESVGSKTRDTFYENHMNGLRSIDKFVPENGRGRKKVIKPPKGFRTADFGIHNVISSIENSSGSQNAHMFRRVDKNVGSGHRARQASGVRNMDKGKTICTDMSSNFQDSSRHCDFPKQSGNTERGRTVCLYGPPNNIFAEDKRKGQTALSENSSGALVPDASKTRNASKGKEKIDEHPSKCSDLDMIRREVINLSPDSEHKTREHNKPSHSVTPFRGRTKSLVRGGCISPQNVAKMQQVLSSSKNVEQSDAVTPLGGRTKGLVIGGCISPQNVAKMQQLSNSSKNVEQSDAGNGVYNCPQPVVDIRDIIAEENSSSERVKGKAVFTIPDTPNEQKGKSFRAASSSFATSTGEVKGVGNGSRDESGCSQGLGGWRNTHSNLRKLDNRNSRQMDGHRNSFHHDRRIGSRQNSQTECGFAEGLNQVLAPPSVCQMELSRGPPRAETILTKRLKKQGSPSRNHGECSTSISEDSDVLCLGSSMESTNTRTSRLHRSRSRVISGQDTGVNVLSSPVRNSSPQILDCTNNDDSDDRARQVEADEMLARELQEQLYHEVPIIGGSEIDEHFARALQRQEISTSGAGQNEPYLRGSEVSQLQRQPRSRSSQNRSNRTQNPPNRRLVGARAPTSSRMAQLRSRMYRQHFNVSNRGRTIPFPLDMDLDMRLDILEALEAAVGDLNEGDMGNHIYQVQRDFNENDYEMLLALDEQNHQHAGASAIQINTLPQSVVQTENLDEACAICLESPSVGDTIRHLPCFHKFHKDCIDPWLTRKASCPVCKCSIT
- the LOC115722783 gene encoding uncharacterized protein LOC115722783 isoform X2 produces the protein MLSQEKMDIDNVVDVAESMFNREEMDIDSVVVVPDTPDRVSAQRLVTDSESVGSKTRDTFYENHMNGLRSIDKFVPENGRGRKKVIKPPKGFRTADFGIHNVISSIENSSGSQNAHMFRRVDKNVGSGHRARQASGVRNMDKGKTICTDMSSNFQDSSRHCDFPKQSGNTERGRTVCLYGPPNNIFAEDKRKGQTALSENSSGALVPDASKTRNASKGKEKIDEHPSKCSDLDMIRREVINLSPDSEHKTREHNKPSHSVTPFRGRTKSLVRGGCISPQNVAKMQQVLSSSKNVEQSDAVTPLGGRTKGLVIGGCISPQNVAKMQQLSNSSKNVEQSDAGNGVYNCPQPVVDIRDIIAEENSSSERVKGKAVFTIPDTPNEQKGKSFRAASSFATSTGEVKGVGNGSRDESGCSQGLGGWRNTHSNLRKLDNRNSRQMDGHRNSFHHDRRIGSRQNSQTECGFAEGLNQVLAPPSVCQMELSRGPPRAETILTKRLKKQGSPSRNHGECSTSISEDSDVLCLGSSMESTNTRTSRLHRSRSRVISGQDTGVNVLSSPVRNSSPQILDCTNNDDSDDRARQVEADEMLARELQEQLYHEVPIIGGSEIDEHFARALQRQEISTSGAGQNEPYLRGSEVSQLQRQPRSRSSQNRSNRTQNPPNRRLVGARAPTSSRMAQLRSRMYRQHFNVSNRGRTIPFPLDMDLDMRLDILEALEAAVGDLNEGDMGNHIYQVQRDFNENDYEMLLALDEQNHQHAGASAIQINTLPQSVVQTENLDEACAICLESPSVGDTIRHLPCFHKFHKDCIDPWLTRKASCPVCKCSIT